One genomic window of Polyangium aurulentum includes the following:
- a CDS encoding ADYC domain-containing protein, whose product MLAIVLLALGGAGCALAAGEAGERVADAELSLEAKNGIEMNGTQINGELLNGVKLNGVKLNGVKLNGVKMNGTELEGTPAGSSSAVSGEGFEGADMQAVLADGTILTVHVASVSTTEVPGLYTYVVLANGESICGYDVDGNPISAIPLEGTWNYVTGDHVDSPSQFTMACRGAALAKCVEWGYPRWDGWQESNGQSTQSVPFRYFHDACVRMVRADYCGDGVSHTIDGTTVDVWDAAGIQTQTPGLALLPEAEWSPGGATCVKRTRYAALNGVSVQQYIQTHCPSRWAGTSGACMGDASGGSLFFTQNGFGTPSETRPLLRNASGEAE is encoded by the coding sequence TGCCATTGTATTGCTCGCGCTCGGAGGGGCGGGGTGCGCGCTCGCGGCGGGGGAGGCCGGGGAGCGCGTGGCGGACGCGGAGCTTTCGCTCGAGGCCAAGAATGGCATCGAGATGAACGGCACGCAGATCAACGGCGAGCTCCTGAATGGCGTCAAGTTGAACGGCGTCAAGTTGAACGGCGTCAAGTTGAACGGCGTCAAGATGAACGGCACCGAGCTCGAGGGCACGCCCGCGGGCAGCAGCAGCGCCGTGTCGGGGGAGGGCTTCGAGGGGGCAGACATGCAGGCGGTGCTCGCGGACGGAACGATCCTCACCGTCCACGTGGCGAGCGTCTCCACGACCGAAGTTCCTGGCCTCTACACGTACGTGGTCCTCGCGAATGGCGAGAGCATCTGCGGCTACGACGTCGATGGCAATCCGATCTCGGCCATCCCGCTCGAGGGGACGTGGAATTACGTGACGGGCGACCACGTGGACAGCCCCTCCCAGTTCACGATGGCCTGCCGCGGCGCGGCGCTCGCGAAGTGCGTCGAGTGGGGCTATCCGCGCTGGGATGGCTGGCAGGAGTCGAACGGCCAGAGCACGCAGAGCGTGCCGTTCCGGTACTTCCACGACGCCTGCGTGCGCATGGTCCGCGCCGATTACTGCGGCGATGGCGTCTCGCACACGATCGACGGGACCACCGTCGACGTCTGGGACGCGGCCGGAATCCAGACGCAGACGCCGGGCTTGGCCCTATTGCCCGAGGCCGAGTGGTCGCCGGGCGGCGCGACGTGCGTCAAGCGGACGAGGTATGCGGCGCTGAACGGCGTGAGCGTCCAGCAATACATCCAGACCCATTGCCCCTCGCGCTGGGCGGGGACCTCGGGCGCGTGCATGGGCGACGCCTCGGGCGGCTCGCTGTTCTTCACGCAAAACGGGTTCGGGACGCCGAGCGAGACGCGCCCGCTGCTGCGCAACGCGTCCGGCGAAGCCGAATAG
- a CDS encoding cereblon family protein, whose protein sequence is MMPRPAPAPAFALDARPPRALGGAPSSSPSPDDATTVGDGRALVCRACRTPITTEDARASLFGAHTHDRMNPSGFVFRIGLFRRAPGALVASPPSDEFPWFPGHRWQIVVCRGCIEHLGWLFSGAETFHALVLDKLASEE, encoded by the coding sequence GTGATGCCGCGCCCCGCCCCCGCCCCCGCGTTTGCCCTGGATGCGCGCCCGCCTCGCGCCCTGGGCGGCGCCCCGTCCTCGTCCCCTTCCCCGGACGACGCCACCACCGTGGGCGATGGCCGCGCGCTCGTGTGTCGCGCTTGCCGGACCCCGATCACCACCGAGGACGCGCGCGCCTCGCTCTTCGGCGCCCACACGCACGATCGCATGAACCCTTCGGGGTTCGTCTTCCGCATCGGCCTCTTCCGCCGCGCCCCGGGCGCCCTCGTGGCCTCGCCCCCCTCCGACGAGTTCCCCTGGTTTCCGGGTCACCGCTGGCAAATCGTGGTCTGTCGCGGATGCATCGAGCACCTCGGATGGCTCTTCTCGGGCGCCGAGACCTTCCACGCGCTCGTGCTGGACAAGCTCGCGTCCGAGGAGTGA
- a CDS encoding DUF4114 domain-containing protein produces the protein MALTSVAGHALAVVEQTDGLVVPIQVANCPGSGDPGGCIQVGLNIGEGLAAAAANNPLTAIFDAVTTPEIFSVPQTNGVYGNVKVDDLIEGAGYENTFGWYNVSDPSKLYPITPCADEPGSSKTVNFQTEFTQGRYLGGFIGFFLITPENAPVANNCGATGNVGHIYYTEQAKNGDGNYVHYLLYRSKKDPLAYYFGFEDLYRGGDNDFEDMFLKVTGLLAPCTPSAEVCDGKDNNCDGLVDNAPVDAGGACGKTDEGECSFGAQVCQGGALVCVGEKGPTAETCNGLDDDCNGTVDDAPAGAGAACGTDQGECSFGAQQCIGGVLVCLGGKGPSLEVCNGLDDDCDGSPDDDSIDAGGPCGSNVGACVPGVLTCVSGTIECVGGTAGTAEQCNAIDDDCNGAIDDGDPGGGGKCGTDEGACEAGVEHCVGGAIVCVGGVGPTSEICDGLDNDCDGTADQLAPCPGQSKCVMGSCAEPCDNGEFPCPGGQACIDEYCVLLTCENVTCDPGYTCTQGICVQDGGGGGPGGGGPGGGGGMGGASSSSGTGATSGGNGSGDPDKWGLATGGGGAICSAAPGRAGDLGAAAAVVLVGIAFAVRRRGEGRGA, from the coding sequence ATGGCTCTCACGTCGGTCGCCGGGCACGCTCTTGCCGTGGTCGAGCAAACCGACGGTCTCGTGGTGCCGATCCAGGTGGCGAACTGCCCGGGGAGCGGCGATCCGGGCGGCTGCATTCAGGTCGGCCTCAACATCGGCGAGGGCCTCGCTGCGGCGGCGGCCAACAACCCCCTCACGGCCATCTTCGACGCCGTCACGACGCCCGAGATCTTCTCGGTGCCGCAGACGAACGGCGTCTATGGAAACGTCAAGGTCGACGACCTCATCGAGGGCGCCGGCTATGAGAATACCTTCGGCTGGTACAACGTCAGCGACCCGAGCAAGCTCTACCCGATCACCCCGTGCGCCGACGAACCGGGTTCGTCGAAGACGGTCAATTTTCAAACCGAGTTCACACAGGGCCGTTATCTCGGCGGTTTCATCGGCTTCTTCCTGATCACGCCCGAGAACGCGCCGGTCGCGAACAACTGCGGGGCGACCGGCAACGTCGGGCACATCTATTACACCGAGCAGGCGAAGAACGGTGACGGCAACTACGTGCATTATCTGCTCTATCGCTCGAAGAAGGATCCGCTCGCGTATTATTTCGGGTTCGAGGATCTGTACCGCGGCGGCGACAACGATTTCGAGGACATGTTCCTCAAGGTGACGGGCCTGCTCGCGCCCTGCACGCCCTCGGCCGAGGTCTGCGACGGCAAGGACAACAACTGCGACGGTCTCGTCGACAACGCGCCGGTCGACGCGGGCGGCGCTTGCGGGAAGACCGACGAGGGCGAGTGCTCGTTCGGCGCGCAGGTTTGCCAGGGCGGCGCGCTCGTGTGCGTGGGCGAGAAGGGACCGACGGCCGAGACGTGCAACGGGCTCGACGACGACTGCAATGGCACGGTCGACGACGCGCCGGCGGGGGCGGGGGCGGCGTGCGGCACGGACCAGGGCGAGTGCTCTTTCGGCGCGCAGCAATGCATCGGCGGGGTGCTCGTCTGCCTCGGCGGCAAGGGGCCCTCGCTCGAGGTCTGCAACGGGCTCGACGACGATTGCGACGGCAGCCCGGACGACGACAGCATCGACGCGGGCGGGCCGTGCGGCTCGAACGTCGGCGCGTGCGTGCCGGGCGTGCTCACGTGCGTGAGCGGCACCATCGAGTGCGTGGGCGGCACGGCGGGCACGGCCGAGCAGTGCAACGCGATCGACGACGACTGCAATGGCGCCATCGACGACGGCGATCCGGGCGGCGGCGGCAAGTGCGGCACGGACGAGGGCGCGTGCGAGGCGGGGGTCGAGCATTGCGTGGGCGGCGCGATCGTGTGCGTGGGCGGCGTCGGGCCCACGAGCGAGATCTGCGACGGGCTCGACAACGATTGCGACGGCACCGCCGACCAGCTCGCGCCTTGCCCCGGGCAATCGAAGTGCGTGATGGGGAGCTGCGCCGAGCCGTGCGACAACGGCGAGTTCCCGTGCCCCGGCGGTCAGGCCTGCATCGATGAGTATTGCGTGCTTCTCACGTGCGAGAACGTCACGTGCGATCCGGGATATACGTGCACCCAGGGCATCTGCGTGCAGGACGGCGGCGGCGGCGGCCCGGGAGGCGGTGGCCCCGGCGGAGGCGGTGGAATGGGCGGCGCGAGCTCGAGCAGCGGGACCGGCGCGACGAGCGGCGGAAACGGGTCTGGGGATCCGGACAAATGGGGGCTCGCGACGGGCGGAGGCGGCGCCATTTGCAGCGCGGCCCCGGGACGCGCGGGCGATCTCGGCGCGGCGGCGGCGGTCGTGCTCGTCGGCATTGCGTTCGCTGTGCGGCGGCGCGGGGAAGGGAGGGGCGCGTGA
- a CDS encoding MopE-related protein produces the protein MKRHHLFGSIGMAGALVALLVSASGCQTEAFCFACGANAGPDAGHEGGGGGTGGQGGEGGIIIGPGQGGGGNCGADILTDPQNCGACGVVCNLPNAFPTCEGGFCLVDKCASGFLDLDKGVDNGCEYKCAPSNGGDEICDGVDNDCNGLVDELTDFQTDAVNCGACNVVCAFANASASCVASVCQLGQCLVGYHDVNGSAGDGCEYACTQTNGGVEVCDYADNNCNGTVDEGFDVTTDPQNCGTCGNDCGSLYPSSVGSCDAGVCSFGPCLPGYLNLDGIEANGCEYACTPTGEEACDGKDNDCNGVVDDGALPGVDDPCGASDVGECALGAQACQGGALVCVGAVGPATEYCDDLDNDCSGAADEMCPAANPADKRIDLGASSGVGQAPSTQLSVGSRGDVIFASYLDRRAGNADIRASVSTDGGSTWLNNDIAIATGTLVQVEPWSFLSPSRAYVAFAQFPTAAHRDVYVARASSPYTSFPAPVRADKDSTSADAFFVRGVVAKAGAQDTVVVVWQSLSGTGANVTTNVFLQRSLDSGQTWLGQDLRVNAVLGKAELPAVATDGNGKVFIAWRDLRNGKSEVYGDVYDATAGTFLGNVALSGGNPAEQITVAADEGGPNVYVAWTDLRAAKKVIRVNRSTNGGTSFGSDGVIVNPDATFADASSPAIAASGGRVVVAWEDTRSGLPDIRLNHSEDAGATWLAATSRADLGTVPGTSASTRPRVSLGAADMVYVAWEDARSGKRDIYANHSFDKGTSFQPLDLRMDVGMAGAPSPAGGADSRTPFIVTNAAGARGVVLWVDNRTATGADGANADIYSSFFE, from the coding sequence GTGAAGCGTCATCACCTCTTCGGATCGATCGGCATGGCGGGCGCGCTCGTCGCGCTCCTCGTCTCGGCGAGCGGCTGCCAGACCGAGGCATTCTGCTTCGCGTGCGGGGCGAATGCCGGGCCCGACGCCGGCCATGAGGGTGGCGGCGGCGGCACGGGCGGGCAGGGGGGCGAGGGCGGCATCATCATCGGGCCTGGCCAGGGCGGCGGCGGCAATTGCGGGGCCGACATCCTCACCGACCCGCAGAACTGCGGCGCGTGCGGCGTGGTCTGCAACCTGCCGAACGCCTTCCCCACGTGCGAGGGGGGCTTCTGCCTGGTCGACAAATGCGCCTCGGGCTTCCTCGATCTCGACAAGGGGGTCGACAACGGCTGCGAGTACAAGTGCGCGCCCTCGAATGGGGGCGACGAGATCTGCGACGGCGTCGACAACGATTGCAACGGCCTCGTCGACGAGCTGACCGACTTCCAGACCGACGCCGTCAACTGCGGCGCGTGCAACGTGGTCTGCGCCTTCGCAAACGCCTCGGCCTCGTGCGTCGCGAGCGTCTGCCAGCTCGGGCAATGCCTCGTGGGCTACCACGACGTCAATGGCAGCGCGGGGGACGGCTGCGAGTACGCCTGCACGCAGACGAACGGTGGCGTCGAGGTCTGCGATTACGCGGACAACAACTGCAACGGCACGGTGGACGAGGGCTTCGACGTCACCACGGACCCGCAGAACTGCGGCACGTGCGGCAACGACTGCGGCTCGCTCTATCCGAGCTCGGTGGGGAGCTGCGATGCCGGCGTCTGCTCGTTCGGGCCGTGCCTGCCGGGGTATCTGAACCTCGACGGCATCGAGGCGAACGGCTGCGAGTACGCCTGCACGCCCACGGGCGAGGAGGCGTGCGACGGCAAGGACAACGACTGCAATGGCGTGGTCGACGACGGCGCGCTGCCGGGCGTGGACGATCCTTGCGGCGCGTCCGACGTGGGCGAGTGCGCGCTCGGCGCGCAGGCTTGCCAGGGCGGCGCGCTCGTGTGCGTGGGCGCGGTCGGTCCGGCGACCGAGTATTGCGACGACCTCGACAACGACTGCTCGGGCGCGGCGGACGAGATGTGCCCGGCGGCGAATCCCGCGGACAAGCGCATCGATCTCGGGGCGAGCTCGGGCGTCGGGCAGGCGCCGAGCACGCAGCTCTCGGTGGGCTCGCGCGGCGACGTGATCTTCGCGTCGTACCTCGACCGTCGCGCGGGGAACGCGGACATCCGGGCGAGCGTGTCCACGGACGGCGGCTCGACCTGGCTCAATAACGATATCGCGATCGCGACCGGCACGCTCGTGCAGGTCGAGCCCTGGTCGTTCCTGTCCCCCTCGCGCGCGTACGTCGCATTCGCGCAGTTCCCGACGGCCGCTCACCGCGACGTGTACGTGGCGCGCGCCTCGTCGCCTTACACGAGCTTTCCGGCGCCGGTTCGCGCGGACAAGGACAGCACCTCGGCGGACGCCTTCTTCGTGCGCGGCGTCGTGGCCAAGGCGGGAGCGCAGGACACGGTGGTCGTCGTCTGGCAGAGCCTGAGCGGCACGGGCGCGAACGTGACCACGAACGTCTTCTTGCAGCGCTCGCTCGACTCGGGACAAACCTGGCTCGGGCAGGATCTGCGGGTGAACGCGGTGCTCGGCAAGGCGGAGCTGCCGGCTGTCGCGACCGACGGCAATGGCAAGGTGTTCATTGCCTGGCGCGATCTACGCAATGGTAAGTCCGAGGTCTATGGCGACGTGTACGACGCGACCGCGGGCACCTTCCTCGGCAACGTGGCGCTCTCCGGGGGTAATCCGGCCGAGCAGATCACGGTGGCCGCGGACGAGGGCGGCCCGAACGTCTATGTGGCCTGGACCGATCTGCGGGCCGCGAAGAAGGTCATTCGCGTCAATCGCAGCACGAACGGCGGGACGAGCTTCGGATCCGACGGCGTCATCGTCAATCCCGACGCAACCTTCGCCGACGCCTCGAGCCCGGCGATCGCCGCGTCGGGCGGCCGGGTCGTCGTGGCGTGGGAGGATACGCGCAGCGGATTGCCGGATATTCGCCTCAATCACTCCGAGGACGCCGGGGCGACCTGGCTCGCGGCGACGAGCCGCGCGGATCTCGGCACGGTGCCGGGGACGAGCGCCTCGACGCGCCCGCGCGTCTCGCTCGGAGCCGCGGACATGGTGTACGTGGCCTGGGAGGATGCGCGCAGCGGCAAGCGCGACATCTACGCGAACCACTCGTTCGACAAGGGGACGAGCTTCCAGCCGCTCGACCTGCGCATGGACGTCGGCATGGCGGGCGCGCCCTCGCCTGCGGGCGGGGCCGACTCGCGGACGCCGTTCATCGTGACGAACGCGGCGGGCGCGCGGGGCGTGGTGCTGTGGGTGGACAACCGCACGGCCACGGGCGCCGACGGGGCGAACGCGGACATCTATTCGAGCTTCTTCGAGTGA
- a CDS encoding diacylglycerol/lipid kinase family protein gives MASQNGAPEDGAGSTPASVPPPPPVPGARSGEASWSTPPPSGMADQRIAVVVNGNAKSVTAEVIETLDQILDSGDLFVSRRVEESEGIARILVERGYGTILTGGGDGTFTVVVTAVVREARRRDAPIPRFGLLRLGTGNSLAWVLGASRSGSSAGRGLAVDLQRLRAEAGSRWLRLVEAERTLSPFCGFGIDAVMLKDYNAVKSVLARGPLKRLAPGPVAYAVAATTRTLPSYFLRRTPHCRVINEGSDAVRVGLKGSILGAPMRKGAVLYEGPAKVACVATIPYYGFGFRMFPYAEDRPDRMQLRISNISPAGFVANFQAIFRGEYEDLETTFDYFVDDVTIEMDPPTSFQIGGDVRGERSRVRVRLTEPIRIVDFYAPPRG, from the coding sequence ATGGCCTCCCAGAACGGCGCTCCCGAAGACGGCGCAGGATCCACGCCCGCGTCCGTTCCTCCGCCCCCTCCCGTGCCAGGTGCGCGTTCGGGCGAAGCGTCGTGGTCGACGCCCCCGCCGAGCGGCATGGCGGACCAGCGGATCGCCGTGGTGGTCAACGGCAACGCCAAGAGCGTCACGGCAGAGGTCATCGAGACGCTCGATCAGATCCTGGACAGCGGCGATCTGTTCGTCTCGCGTCGCGTCGAGGAGAGCGAGGGCATCGCGCGCATCCTCGTCGAGCGCGGTTACGGCACGATCCTCACGGGGGGCGGCGACGGGACGTTCACGGTGGTCGTGACGGCGGTCGTGCGCGAGGCGCGGCGTCGGGACGCGCCGATCCCGCGGTTCGGGCTGTTGCGGCTGGGGACGGGCAACTCGCTCGCGTGGGTGCTCGGGGCGAGCCGCTCGGGCAGCTCGGCGGGGCGCGGGCTCGCGGTCGACTTGCAGCGGCTGCGCGCGGAGGCGGGGAGCCGGTGGCTGCGGCTCGTCGAGGCGGAGCGCACGCTCTCGCCGTTCTGCGGGTTCGGCATCGATGCGGTGATGCTCAAGGACTACAACGCGGTGAAGAGCGTGCTCGCGCGCGGGCCTTTGAAGCGCCTCGCCCCGGGCCCCGTGGCGTACGCGGTGGCGGCGACGACGAGGACCTTGCCGAGCTATTTCCTGCGTCGAACGCCGCACTGTCGCGTGATCAACGAGGGGAGCGACGCGGTGCGCGTGGGCTTGAAGGGGAGCATCCTCGGGGCGCCGATGCGCAAGGGCGCGGTGCTCTACGAGGGGCCGGCGAAGGTCGCGTGTGTCGCGACGATCCCTTATTACGGCTTCGGTTTCCGCATGTTTCCGTATGCCGAGGATCGGCCCGATCGCATGCAGCTTCGCATCTCGAACATCTCGCCGGCGGGGTTCGTGGCGAACTTCCAGGCGATCTTTCGTGGGGAGTACGAGGATCTCGAGACGACGTTCGACTACTTCGTGGACGACGTGACGATCGAGATGGATCCGCCGACGAGCTTTCAGATCGGCGGGGACGTGCGGGGGGAGCGGTCGCGGGTGCGGGTGCGGTTGACGGAGCCGATCCGGATCGTCGACTTTTACGCGCCGCCGCGCGGGTAG
- a CDS encoding TMEM165/GDT1 family protein: MDWKLFASTFAAIFLAEMGDKTQIATFSLAGSGSSRWVVFAASALALVCTSAVAVLLGEVVSRYVSPLWLKRGAGLVFVVLGVAYLVGSFRGPEAEKPTGDATSKDSSHDVG, encoded by the coding sequence ATGGACTGGAAGCTCTTCGCGTCGACGTTTGCGGCCATCTTTCTCGCGGAGATGGGGGACAAGACGCAGATCGCGACGTTCTCGCTGGCGGGCAGCGGGTCGTCGCGGTGGGTCGTGTTCGCGGCGTCTGCGCTTGCGCTCGTGTGCACGAGCGCGGTGGCCGTGTTGCTTGGCGAGGTGGTGAGCCGCTACGTCTCCCCGCTGTGGCTCAAGCGCGGGGCGGGGCTCGTGTTCGTGGTGCTCGGCGTGGCGTACCTGGTGGGCAGCTTCCGCGGGCCTGAAGCTGAAAAGCCCACGGGCGACGCCACCTCCAAAGACAGCAGCCACGACGTGGGGTAG
- a CDS encoding inositol-3-phosphate synthase, giving the protein MKQPKQIKKPEGKLGVLLPGLGAVATTTIAGVMMARRGLGQPIGSLTQLGTIRLGKRTDNRSPLIREFLPLAALDQIEFGGWDLFPDDAYESAKHAEVLEKQHLELVREELETVKPMKAVFYPEYVKRLHGTHVKTGSSKAEMVEQVREDIRNFKKEKGCSRAVAVWCGSTEVYFAPTDVHQSVAAFETGLAKNDPHISNSQIYAWACLQEGVPYANGAPNLTVDFPAAWELAKEREIPIAGKDFKTGQTLMKTIIAPGLKARMLGLSGWFSTNILGNRDGEVLDDPDSFKSKEVSKLGVLEYILQPNMYKDLYSKLYHKVRIEYYPPRGDAKEGWDNIDLFGWLGYPMQMKINFLCRDSILAAPIVLDLAILMDLAHRAGFHGTQEWLSFYFKSPMTAPNLYPEHDLFIQSMKLKNTMRWMMGEEMLTHLGNEYYD; this is encoded by the coding sequence GTGAAGCAGCCGAAACAGATCAAGAAGCCGGAGGGGAAGCTCGGCGTGCTCCTTCCGGGGCTCGGAGCAGTCGCCACCACGACCATCGCCGGCGTGATGATGGCCCGCCGAGGCCTCGGTCAGCCCATCGGATCGCTCACGCAGCTCGGCACCATCCGCCTGGGCAAGCGCACCGACAACCGTTCACCCCTCATCCGGGAGTTTTTGCCACTCGCCGCCCTCGACCAGATCGAGTTCGGCGGCTGGGATCTCTTCCCGGACGACGCCTACGAGTCGGCCAAGCACGCCGAGGTGCTCGAGAAGCAGCACCTCGAGCTGGTGCGCGAAGAGCTCGAGACGGTCAAGCCGATGAAGGCCGTCTTCTACCCCGAGTACGTCAAGCGCCTGCACGGCACGCACGTGAAGACGGGCTCTTCCAAGGCCGAGATGGTCGAGCAGGTCCGCGAGGACATCCGCAACTTCAAGAAAGAGAAGGGCTGTTCGCGCGCCGTCGCCGTCTGGTGCGGCTCGACCGAGGTCTACTTCGCCCCCACCGACGTGCACCAGTCCGTCGCCGCCTTCGAGACCGGCCTCGCGAAGAACGACCCGCACATCTCGAACTCGCAGATCTACGCCTGGGCCTGCCTCCAGGAAGGCGTGCCCTACGCGAACGGCGCCCCGAACCTGACCGTCGATTTCCCCGCCGCCTGGGAGCTCGCCAAGGAGCGCGAGATCCCCATCGCCGGCAAGGACTTCAAGACCGGCCAGACGCTGATGAAGACCATCATCGCCCCAGGCCTCAAAGCCCGCATGCTCGGCCTCAGCGGCTGGTTCTCGACGAACATCCTCGGCAACCGCGACGGCGAGGTCCTCGACGACCCCGATTCTTTCAAGTCCAAGGAAGTCTCGAAGCTGGGCGTCCTCGAGTACATCCTCCAGCCGAACATGTACAAGGACCTGTACTCGAAGCTCTACCACAAGGTCCGCATCGAGTATTACCCGCCCCGCGGCGACGCGAAGGAAGGCTGGGACAACATCGATCTGTTCGGATGGCTCGGCTACCCGATGCAGATGAAGATCAACTTCCTGTGCCGCGACTCGATCCTCGCCGCGCCCATCGTGCTCGACCTGGCCATCCTGATGGACCTCGCGCACCGCGCCGGCTTCCACGGCACGCAGGAGTGGCTGAGCTTCTACTTCAAGAGCCCGATGACCGCCCCGAACCTCTACCCGGAGCACGACCTGTTCATCCAGTCGATGAAGCTGAAGAACACGATGCGCTGGATGATGGGCGAAGAGATGCTCACCCACCTCGGCAACGAGTACTACGACTAG
- a CDS encoding NTP transferase domain-containing protein, with the protein MERAIVLAAGTGSRLVSGEIAPKPLKPVAGVPLLVRILRTLQDEGIREAVVVTGYKEELIRRALVAEPTLRLDLQFVHNERYDHKNGVSLLAAREHVVEGTLLTMADHLYAGAIVRCLNAFALPHGASALAVDYDIPRCFDIDDATKVRVDDRGMIADIGKEILGYDAIDTGVFRIGPQLVDELARIHEARGDCSLSEGVRALADKGRFYACNAGDARWIDVDTPAALLEAESMLRLFGERLDRDPRLTPSRRAPTFLPASPADAE; encoded by the coding sequence ATGGAGCGGGCGATCGTGCTCGCGGCAGGAACGGGCTCTCGCCTGGTGAGCGGTGAAATCGCTCCCAAGCCTCTCAAGCCGGTCGCCGGAGTCCCCCTCCTCGTGCGAATCCTCCGCACCCTGCAGGACGAGGGGATCCGCGAAGCGGTGGTCGTCACGGGCTACAAGGAAGAGCTCATCCGCCGCGCGCTCGTGGCAGAGCCGACGCTCAGGCTCGACCTGCAGTTCGTGCACAACGAGCGCTATGACCACAAGAACGGCGTATCGCTGCTGGCCGCACGCGAGCACGTGGTCGAAGGCACGCTGCTCACGATGGCAGACCATCTCTACGCAGGCGCCATCGTTCGCTGCCTCAACGCCTTCGCGCTCCCGCACGGCGCGAGCGCCCTCGCCGTCGACTACGACATCCCCCGCTGCTTCGACATCGACGACGCCACCAAGGTGCGCGTCGACGACCGCGGCATGATTGCGGACATCGGCAAGGAGATCCTCGGCTACGACGCCATCGACACCGGCGTCTTCCGCATCGGCCCCCAGCTCGTCGACGAGCTCGCGCGCATCCACGAGGCCCGCGGCGATTGCTCGCTCTCCGAAGGCGTCCGCGCCCTCGCCGACAAGGGCCGCTTCTATGCCTGCAACGCCGGCGACGCGCGCTGGATCGACGTCGACACCCCCGCCGCACTCCTCGAGGCCGAGTCGATGCTCCGCCTCTTCGGCGAGCGCCTCGACCGCGACCCGCGCCTCACGCCCTCGCGCCGCGCCCCGACCTTCCTGCCCGCCTCCCCCGCCGACGCCGAGTAG